One Fontisphaera persica DNA window includes the following coding sequences:
- a CDS encoding glycoside hydrolase family 127 protein: protein MKRAIKFAGLWMMLGIVHAMGAPGVAHARLTPVPLSQVTLEDSFWSPKFKVWRSITIPDCFAKFEKDGALANFDKVRDGTGGKHAGPPWYDGLIYEMIRASADFLAMQRDAALEARLEGYLERIVAAQAVHPQGYLNTYTQLERPHQPWGLNGGDDNWQHDVYNAGALVEAAVHYYRATGKTRLLEAAVRLANHMAEVMGPPPKQNVVPGHSLPEEALVKLYELFLEQPALKSRLTVPVDERRYLQLVEFWIENRGHHTGRKSFGAYGQDHRPVLEQETLEGHAVRATLLCAGLVAAAQANGRADYLAAATRLWSNMVHRRMYVTGGLGAVAQHEGFGGDYDLPNEGYLETCAAVGAGFFHHQLNLARGEAQYVDELERVLYNAILTGVSLQGNTYFYDNPLAAGPQRQRWSWHGCPCCPPMFLKIMGALPGYIYAQAPGEVYVNLFIGSQATVQVNGVKLHLRQTTRYPWDGEIRLTVTPERPVDFVLYVRLPAWCEQPRLRLNGRVLSSFEPVRGYARLQRPWRRGDVVELSLPMPPARIKAHPKVEANRGRVALQRGPLVYCLEGVDHGGQVRHLVIPPTTILRAEHQPALLGGVTVIHGDAQAVHRAEWPDTLYLPSSRAPGLSNTTFMAIPYFAHANRQPSEMRVWLAETPLVAEPLPRPTVASRAQPSASHCFARDTVAALNDQVEPSASDDAKIPRFTWWDHRGTTEWVQYDFAAPTRVQAVEVYWWDERRINAHCRVPQTWRLLYRDGQEWRPVRGASACGTEMDRFNRVTFEPVATTALRLEVQLQPGWSGGILEWRVQ from the coding sequence ATGAAACGCGCAATCAAATTCGCAGGGCTCTGGATGATGTTGGGAATCGTGCATGCGATGGGCGCGCCCGGAGTGGCGCATGCCCGTCTCACCCCGGTCCCCCTCTCCCAGGTAACCTTGGAAGACAGTTTCTGGTCTCCCAAATTCAAGGTCTGGCGTTCAATCACCATCCCGGATTGCTTCGCCAAGTTCGAGAAGGACGGGGCGCTGGCCAATTTTGACAAAGTCCGCGACGGCACCGGCGGCAAACATGCCGGCCCGCCCTGGTACGACGGCTTGATTTACGAGATGATTCGCGCCAGCGCGGATTTTCTGGCGATGCAGCGGGACGCGGCGCTGGAAGCGCGGCTCGAGGGTTACCTCGAGCGCATCGTGGCGGCGCAGGCTGTCCACCCCCAAGGTTATCTCAATACTTACACGCAACTGGAGCGCCCCCATCAACCTTGGGGGTTGAACGGCGGCGACGACAACTGGCAGCACGACGTTTATAACGCCGGCGCCCTGGTGGAAGCCGCCGTGCATTATTATCGTGCCACCGGCAAAACGCGCCTGCTGGAAGCCGCCGTCCGCCTTGCCAATCACATGGCCGAGGTCATGGGACCGCCCCCCAAACAAAACGTGGTGCCGGGACACTCGCTGCCCGAGGAGGCGCTGGTCAAGTTGTATGAGTTGTTTCTGGAGCAGCCTGCTTTGAAATCACGCCTGACTGTGCCCGTGGATGAGCGCCGCTATCTCCAACTGGTGGAGTTTTGGATTGAAAATCGCGGCCATCACACCGGCCGGAAGAGTTTTGGGGCGTATGGGCAGGACCATCGGCCCGTTTTGGAGCAGGAAACGCTCGAAGGCCACGCCGTGCGGGCCACTTTGCTGTGCGCCGGGCTGGTGGCGGCCGCGCAGGCCAATGGGCGCGCAGATTACCTGGCGGCGGCCACGCGGTTGTGGAGCAACATGGTGCATCGCCGCATGTATGTCACCGGCGGTCTGGGCGCCGTGGCGCAACATGAAGGCTTTGGCGGCGATTATGATTTGCCCAATGAAGGCTACCTCGAGACCTGCGCCGCGGTGGGGGCGGGCTTTTTCCATCACCAGTTGAATCTGGCCCGAGGGGAGGCGCAATATGTGGATGAACTGGAACGGGTGCTGTACAACGCCATCCTCACCGGCGTTTCACTCCAAGGTAACACCTATTTTTATGACAACCCCCTCGCCGCCGGCCCCCAACGCCAGCGCTGGTCATGGCATGGCTGCCCCTGTTGCCCGCCGATGTTTCTCAAAATCATGGGCGCGCTGCCGGGTTACATTTACGCGCAGGCGCCGGGTGAAGTGTATGTCAATTTATTCATCGGCAGCCAGGCCACCGTGCAGGTGAACGGGGTCAAACTTCACCTGCGTCAAACAACTCGCTATCCGTGGGACGGAGAAATCAGGCTGACCGTGACGCCTGAGCGCCCGGTGGATTTTGTTTTATATGTGCGCCTGCCGGCTTGGTGTGAGCAGCCGCGCCTACGGCTGAACGGGCGGGTCCTCTCTTCCTTTGAGCCCGTGCGGGGTTATGCGCGGCTGCAGCGCCCCTGGCGGCGCGGCGATGTCGTGGAGCTTTCCCTCCCCATGCCGCCCGCGCGCATCAAGGCCCACCCCAAGGTGGAGGCCAACCGTGGGCGCGTGGCATTGCAGCGCGGGCCTTTGGTTTACTGCCTTGAAGGCGTGGACCACGGGGGCCAGGTGCGGCATCTGGTGATTCCGCCCACAACCATCCTGCGCGCGGAGCATCAACCGGCGCTGCTGGGCGGGGTGACCGTCATCCACGGCGACGCGCAAGCCGTGCATCGGGCCGAGTGGCCTGACACGCTTTACCTTCCCTCATCCCGCGCGCCAGGGCTGTCCAACACGACTTTTATGGCCATTCCCTATTTCGCTCACGCCAACCGCCAACCCTCGGAAATGCGCGTCTGGCTGGCCGAGACGCCCTTGGTGGCCGAGCCGCTGCCCCGCCCCACTGTGGCCAGCCGCGCCCAACCCTCAGCCTCCCATTGTTTTGCAAGGGACACGGTGGCGGCGCTGAATGACCAGGTGGAACCGTCGGCTTCGGACGATGCCAAAATCCCGCGCTTTACCTGGTGGGACCATCGCGGCACCACCGAGTGGGTGCAGTATGACTTTGCGGCGCCCACCCGGGTGCAGGCGGTGGAGGTCTATTGGTGGGACGAACGGCGCATCAACGCCCATTGCCGCGTCCCGCAAACGTGGCGCTTGCTCTATCGTGACGGCCAGGAATGGCGGCCGGTGCGCGGCGCCTCGGCCTGCGGCACGGAGATGGACCGGTTTAACCGGGTGACTTTCGAGCCGGTGGCCACCACGGCATTGCGGTTGGAAGTCCAACTGCAGCCGGGCTGGTCTGGCGGCATTTTGGAATGGCGCGTTCAGTAA
- a CDS encoding family 16 glycoside hydrolase encodes MKPGVWMLGGFVALIAAAVNAQEAVITVDAAARAHRISPYLTGACLEDVNHEVYGGLDSQMIFGESFAEPPLPLPLRGMTAYGGNWTVQDGVLHAPAGDGPKLLCDMPPMNEGEVSVEIFFPDRGPGNAGLIVKVSQPGVGADRFTGYEIALEPAGRLVLGRHRQNWEPIRNVPCEVQVGQWNQLTVRLQGAALEVLVNDRTIIRFEDTQHPLGPGVVGLRTWQREARYRNLRLTTGGATRQVELAYADATQWGRGVSGMWRPLRRGEVKGEFGLETQNPFSGPQSQRLTFTSGQGEIGIENQGLNRQGLHVQRGKVYEGFVVVRAPAPTAFYVALESRDGAQIYAERRLTAPAGDWQRLDFKLTPNATDTTARFALKLKQPGTLTVGYAFLQPGAWGRFKGLPVRRDVAEALIAQGLTVLRYGGCMVNAPEYRWKKMIGPREQRPPYRGWWYPHSSNGWGIFDFLNFCEAAGFLAIPAVNMGESPQDMADFIEYVNGSPETPWGRRRAADGHRAPYRLKHLQLGNEERVDEAYFAKFKALAEVIWARDPEIILVVGDFQYDEVITQPQAVRGAASRITTLNAQRQILELARQHQREVWFDVHVWTDGPRPTASLEGALSFRDALEKMVPGARFRLAIFELNANNHAQRRALANALAIQRFQRDGRVPVVCSANCLQPDGQNDNGWDQGLLFLNPAQVWLQPPGYVTRFFAHHYQPWAVRAQVQGAGDALNVTAAVSENGKNLVLYIVNGSDREVPAHLVWANFKPAQPTALVEELTGPLDARNTAAAPRQITPQMKSWRYAASGQPLRWVFAPHSVTVMTFR; translated from the coding sequence ATGAAACCCGGCGTGTGGATGCTTGGCGGTTTTGTGGCGTTGATTGCCGCCGCGGTGAACGCTCAGGAGGCCGTCATCACGGTGGACGCCGCCGCCCGCGCCCATCGCATTTCTCCCTACCTTACCGGCGCATGTTTGGAGGATGTGAATCATGAGGTGTACGGGGGGCTGGACAGCCAGATGATTTTTGGCGAGAGCTTTGCCGAGCCGCCGCTGCCGCTGCCCCTGCGTGGCATGACCGCCTACGGTGGAAATTGGACCGTGCAGGACGGCGTGCTGCATGCCCCCGCCGGGGATGGGCCCAAGCTCTTGTGCGACATGCCGCCCATGAATGAGGGCGAGGTCAGCGTGGAAATATTTTTTCCCGACCGCGGCCCCGGCAACGCCGGTTTGATTGTCAAGGTCAGCCAGCCAGGGGTGGGAGCCGACCGCTTCACCGGTTATGAAATTGCGCTCGAACCTGCCGGCCGGCTGGTGCTGGGGCGGCATCGGCAAAATTGGGAGCCAATCCGGAATGTGCCTTGTGAAGTGCAGGTTGGCCAATGGAACCAGCTTACGGTGCGCCTGCAGGGCGCGGCGCTGGAGGTGCTTGTCAATGACCGCACTATCATCCGCTTTGAAGACACCCAGCACCCGCTGGGGCCGGGGGTGGTGGGACTGCGCACGTGGCAGCGCGAGGCGCGTTACCGCAACCTCCGCCTCACCACCGGCGGCGCCACCCGCCAGGTGGAGCTGGCGTATGCCGATGCCACGCAGTGGGGGCGCGGCGTCAGCGGCATGTGGCGCCCGCTGCGCCGGGGCGAGGTGAAAGGTGAGTTTGGCCTCGAAACCCAAAATCCCTTTTCCGGCCCTCAAAGCCAGCGCCTCACCTTCACCAGCGGGCAGGGGGAAATCGGTATTGAGAATCAAGGGCTGAACCGCCAGGGCCTGCACGTTCAGCGCGGCAAGGTGTACGAGGGTTTTGTGGTGGTGCGCGCCCCTGCGCCCACCGCATTTTACGTGGCCCTGGAAAGCCGGGACGGCGCTCAAATCTACGCCGAGCGGCGGCTGACGGCTCCCGCCGGGGATTGGCAGCGTCTGGATTTCAAACTCACGCCCAATGCCACCGACACCACCGCGCGCTTTGCGCTCAAATTGAAACAGCCCGGCACATTGACAGTGGGCTATGCCTTTTTGCAGCCCGGCGCCTGGGGACGCTTCAAGGGCCTGCCCGTCCGCCGCGATGTCGCCGAGGCCCTCATCGCCCAGGGCCTGACCGTCTTGCGCTACGGCGGCTGCATGGTCAACGCGCCGGAGTATCGCTGGAAAAAAATGATTGGCCCCCGCGAGCAGCGCCCCCCTTACCGAGGTTGGTGGTATCCCCACTCCTCCAACGGCTGGGGCATTTTCGATTTCCTCAACTTTTGCGAAGCCGCCGGCTTCCTGGCCATCCCGGCGGTGAACATGGGCGAATCCCCGCAGGACATGGCGGATTTCATCGAGTACGTCAACGGCTCGCCGGAGACGCCCTGGGGCCGGCGCCGCGCGGCCGACGGCCATCGCGCGCCATATCGTTTGAAACACTTGCAACTGGGCAACGAAGAGCGCGTGGATGAAGCCTACTTTGCCAAATTCAAAGCCCTGGCCGAAGTCATTTGGGCGCGTGACCCGGAAATCATTCTGGTGGTGGGCGACTTCCAGTATGACGAGGTCATCACCCAGCCGCAGGCGGTTCGCGGGGCCGCCTCCCGTATCACCACCTTGAACGCCCAGCGCCAAATCCTGGAGCTGGCGCGCCAGCATCAGCGCGAGGTGTGGTTTGATGTGCATGTCTGGACCGACGGTCCACGCCCCACCGCTTCTCTGGAAGGCGCGCTGAGCTTCCGCGATGCCCTGGAAAAAATGGTGCCCGGCGCGCGGTTCCGGCTGGCCATCTTTGAGTTGAACGCCAATAACCACGCCCAGCGTCGCGCCCTGGCCAATGCGCTGGCCATCCAGCGTTTTCAACGCGACGGCCGCGTGCCCGTGGTCTGCTCCGCCAACTGCCTGCAACCGGACGGCCAGAATGACAACGGCTGGGACCAGGGGCTGTTATTTCTGAATCCCGCGCAGGTCTGGCTGCAACCGCCTGGGTATGTCACCCGCTTCTTTGCCCACCATTATCAACCCTGGGCGGTGCGCGCCCAAGTGCAAGGCGCGGGGGATGCCCTGAACGTTACGGCGGCGGTGAGCGAGAACGGGAAAAACCTGGTTTTGTACATTGTGAATGGGAGCGACCGCGAGGTGCCGGCACATTTGGTTTGGGCCAATTTCAAACCCGCCCAACCCACCGCCCTGGTGGAAGAATTGACCGGCCCGCTGGATGCCCGCAACACGGCCGCAGCGCCGCGGCAAATAACGCCGCAAATGAAGTCCTGGCGGTATGCCGCGAGCGGCCAGCCCCTGCGGTGGGTTTTTGCCCCCCATTCCGTCACCGTAATGACATTTCGGTGA
- a CDS encoding NAD(P)H-dependent oxidoreductase: MKIPLILGHPNPGSFNHALAAAARETVAARGHECLYHDLYQERFDPVMGADEIPRGAVIPPPVERYAAELEQAGGMIIVHPNWWCQPPAILKGWVDRVLRPGRAYNFVPDGKGGGKAVGLLKLQAVLVITTANNPQEREVELYGDPLEVFWKKVVFGICGIPNVRRLIFAPVITSSPEQRAAWLEETRRTVAEVFGGG, from the coding sequence ATGAAGATACCATTGATTTTAGGGCATCCGAATCCGGGCAGTTTTAATCATGCCCTGGCGGCGGCGGCACGGGAGACGGTGGCGGCCCGGGGGCATGAATGTCTCTATCATGATTTATATCAGGAGCGGTTCGACCCGGTCATGGGCGCCGATGAAATCCCCCGCGGCGCAGTCATTCCCCCTCCGGTGGAGCGCTACGCGGCGGAGCTGGAGCAGGCGGGGGGAATGATTATCGTCCATCCGAATTGGTGGTGCCAGCCGCCCGCCATTCTTAAAGGCTGGGTGGACCGGGTGTTACGCCCGGGCCGGGCGTATAACTTTGTGCCCGACGGCAAGGGCGGCGGCAAGGCGGTGGGGCTGCTGAAGTTGCAGGCCGTGCTGGTCATTACCACCGCCAACAACCCGCAGGAGCGGGAGGTGGAGCTGTATGGCGACCCGCTGGAGGTGTTCTGGAAAAAAGTGGTGTTTGGCATCTGCGGCATTCCCAACGTGCGTCGCCTGATATTTGCGCCGGTCATCACCAGCAGCCCTGAGCAACGGGCTGCCTGGCTGGAGGAAACCCGGCGCACCGTGGCGGAGGTCTTTGGGGGCGGGTAA
- a CDS encoding outer membrane beta-barrel protein, protein MKFNKWTLGLAAIGVVSLASAVQAEERDNPVMTALSSTSISGYVDTAAVWRFGNNTSKAGAGTGWLVPGAVNANPATAAAYQNKADIFNLNAVGLTLEKPLDEAEWSAGYRVDMVYGPDIVGWNPSVNSFGVSDFGLKQAYIVLRAPVGNGLDFKLGTFDTVVGFESFEAYKNPHWTRSYGWEIQPTQHTGATVSYRFNEMVALSAGVANTAATGINARPARAGLPPGQIVSETEKTYLASLTLTAPESLGFLAGSTLNAGVVNGLAGGVSDTTWVYVGGVMNTPLEGLKLGAAYDYRMTSHKGDITSPAYVPGTHAYTIAGYLMYQATEKLNLAARVDYAKGTAGTWYFIGGGESDPKNQLLGITGTVDYKLWENVITRLEFRWDHELTGQKSSASTPGPFGFDDNNNYLLALNVIYRF, encoded by the coding sequence ATGAAGTTTAACAAATGGACCCTGGGTCTGGCCGCCATCGGCGTGGTCAGCCTGGCAAGTGCAGTGCAAGCCGAAGAGCGGGACAACCCCGTGATGACGGCGCTGTCCTCTACCAGCATCAGCGGTTATGTGGATACCGCTGCGGTATGGCGGTTTGGCAATAACACCAGCAAGGCGGGCGCTGGCACGGGCTGGCTGGTGCCTGGCGCGGTGAACGCCAATCCGGCGACCGCGGCTGCCTACCAGAACAAGGCGGACATCTTCAACCTCAACGCCGTGGGGTTGACCCTTGAGAAGCCGCTGGATGAAGCCGAATGGTCCGCGGGTTACCGGGTGGACATGGTTTATGGTCCCGACATCGTGGGCTGGAACCCCTCGGTGAACTCGTTTGGCGTGTCTGATTTTGGTTTGAAGCAGGCGTACATCGTCCTGCGCGCCCCGGTGGGCAATGGCTTGGACTTCAAGCTCGGCACCTTCGACACCGTGGTGGGCTTTGAATCCTTTGAAGCCTACAAGAACCCCCACTGGACCCGCTCCTATGGTTGGGAAATTCAGCCGACCCAGCACACCGGCGCGACGGTGAGCTATCGGTTCAATGAGATGGTCGCCCTGAGCGCGGGCGTGGCCAACACGGCGGCTACGGGCATCAATGCTCGTCCGGCCCGTGCGGGTTTGCCTCCTGGGCAGATTGTGTCCGAGACGGAGAAGACCTACCTGGCCAGCCTCACCCTGACCGCTCCGGAGAGCCTCGGCTTCCTGGCCGGCTCCACCCTGAACGCGGGCGTGGTGAATGGTCTGGCGGGCGGTGTCAGTGACACCACCTGGGTGTATGTGGGCGGCGTGATGAACACCCCGCTGGAAGGCCTGAAGCTGGGCGCGGCTTATGACTACCGCATGACCAGCCACAAGGGTGACATTACCTCCCCGGCTTATGTGCCTGGCACCCATGCTTACACCATCGCCGGTTACCTGATGTACCAGGCCACGGAGAAGCTGAACCTGGCGGCCCGCGTGGACTATGCCAAGGGCACCGCTGGCACGTGGTACTTCATCGGTGGTGGCGAGAGCGATCCCAAGAACCAACTGCTGGGCATCACCGGCACGGTGGATTACAAACTGTGGGAAAACGTGATCACCCGCTTGGAGTTCCGCTGGGACCACGAGTTGACCGGTCAGAAGTCCTCGGCCAGCACCCCTGGTCCGTTTGGCTTCGACGACAACAACAACTACCTGTTGGCGTTGAACGTCATCTACCGGTTCTAA
- a CDS encoding sugar phosphate isomerase/epimerase family protein: MGAAGALAGILTLGSTAPLGAQTAPAGGFKFSLNTATIRGQKLPLPEQFDVAAKAGYDYIEPWLGDVAKYAESNSLKDLRRRAEDQGLKVISGIGFPEWAVNDDARRARAMEQLKREMDLMAQLGAPHIAAPPAGIYGKEVKIELDRLAERYRAVLELGRQMQVTPMLEIWGASANLNNLADATYVITKAAHPDACLLADVYHIYRGGSDFASLRVLGPTSLRVFHMNDYPATPPRESLRDSDRIWPGDGLAPMKEIFGHFLANGSRPVLSLELFNNEYYKLPALDAARTGLVKMKACVGSA; encoded by the coding sequence ATGGGTGCCGCTGGTGCCCTGGCGGGCATCCTAACCCTCGGCAGCACGGCGCCACTCGGGGCACAAACGGCCCCGGCGGGTGGTTTCAAATTCAGCCTCAATACGGCCACCATTCGCGGCCAGAAACTGCCGCTGCCGGAGCAATTCGACGTGGCCGCCAAGGCCGGTTACGACTACATCGAGCCTTGGCTGGGGGACGTAGCCAAATACGCGGAAAGCAACAGCCTCAAAGATTTGCGCCGACGGGCCGAGGACCAGGGACTCAAGGTCATCAGCGGCATTGGCTTCCCGGAATGGGCCGTGAATGACGACGCTCGCCGCGCCCGGGCCATGGAGCAGCTCAAGCGGGAAATGGACCTCATGGCCCAACTGGGCGCGCCGCACATTGCCGCTCCACCTGCAGGCATTTACGGCAAGGAAGTCAAAATCGAGTTGGACCGGCTGGCCGAGCGTTACCGCGCCGTGCTGGAGCTGGGCCGCCAGATGCAGGTCACCCCCATGCTCGAAATCTGGGGCGCCTCCGCCAACCTCAACAACCTGGCCGATGCCACCTATGTCATCACCAAGGCCGCGCATCCCGATGCCTGCCTGCTGGCGGACGTGTATCATATCTATCGGGGCGGCTCCGACTTTGCCTCGCTGCGGGTCCTTGGTCCCACCTCCCTGCGCGTGTTTCACATGAATGATTACCCTGCCACCCCGCCGCGGGAATCTTTGCGCGACAGCGACCGCATCTGGCCCGGGGATGGTCTGGCGCCTATGAAGGAGATTTTTGGGCATTTCCTGGCCAACGGCAGCCGGCCGGTGTTGTCGCTGGAGCTGTTCAATAACGAGTACTACAAGCTCCCCGCCCTCGATGCGGCCCGCACCGGTCTGGTCAAAATGAAGGCGTGTGTGGGGAGCGCTTGA